The region AGTGGCCAGGGAACTGGCCGCGGAAGCGGAACTGACAGCTGCAGCCTCCGCCCTCCAACCCCGCCCAGCTGACCCGATGGGGACTGCGCGCGGGCGGCAGCGCTTTCACCGTGGATTACCTGGTCCGCTACTTCCTCCACGATGCGCTCCATCACCTCTGGGACGTCCGACCACGGAGCTAGTCATGTCCTTTAGAACAGCGGCCAGGGCACCGCAGGCATGTCGCCGCTCGGAGCCGGAAACACCCCGGCCGAACGCAGCCGGACGCAGCGCGCGGCAAACGAAGCAACTTCCTCGGCGGTCAGCAGCTTCGCCAGCTGCGAGCCCAACTCGCCCTCGAGCCCCGAGAGCACCCGGTCAACACCCTCAAGTTCCTCGGCGCTCAGCACGTCGCCGATCCAGCCCCACAGCACGGTCCGCAGCTTGTGCTCGCTGTGGAAGGTGAGCCCGTGGTCCACCCCGTACCGGTGCCCGCCGGCCATGGCGAGGATGTGGTCGCCCTTGCGGTCGGCATTGTTGACCAGGACATCGAACACGGCCATCCGCCGCAGCGCCGGAGTGTCCTCATGAATGAGGGAAACGATCCGCCCGTTTTCATCCTGGCCCTGGAGTACTTCTTTCCATCCGGTCTCCGGCACGTCCTCTTCCGGCACCAGGTCCACCGCGGTCTGCTCCGGGTCGGTCTCCTGCCAGAGCTGGACCATGCCCTCACCGAATCGACCGTCGCGCAGCCAGGTGCGCGGCACGATGTTCCAGCCCAGCACCTCGGACACCAGATACGCGGCCACCTCCCGGTGCGCCAGGCACCCGTCGGGAAAATCCCACAACGGCTTCTCGCCGGCTATCGGTTTGTAGACCACGGCCGCGTCGCCGATGCTGCCCAGAAAGGTGGCGTTGGACGCCGTCGTGAGCCTGCCGGTGAGCGTCAGCTCGGCGGTCACCAAATCGGGCGCGGGCATCAGGCCTCGGGGAAGGTGCAGGTGTGCCCGTCGGCGTCGATCGGCTGGCCGCAGATCACGCAGATGGGACGCCCGGCGCCCACCACTTCCCGCGTGCGCTTCGCGAAGGCCCGGGCCGTGCCGACCGGCATCCGCACCCGCAGCACCTCTTCGGCGTCGTCCGTCTCGTCGTCGTCATCCTCGAGGAAGCCGTCGTCGTCCTCATCCACGTCCTCGAGGGGGTAGGCCTCGATGACGACCTGCGCCGTCGTCGGATCCCAGCCCAGGCTCATCACGCCGGCGCGGAACTGTTCCTGCACCGCCTCGAGATCGTCATTGTCCACGAGCTCCAGGGGAGTGCTCGCGGGAACGTGGAAGGGGTTGCCGTCGACGGTCATGAGTTGGTCGAGGATCTCGTCGATCTTCTCGGCGAGCTGGGCCGACTGCAGTTTCTCCAGGGCGATGCTGACAATCTGCTTCCCGGCGCGGACCTGCAGGTAGAACGTGCGCTGGCCCGGAACGCCGACAGTGCCGACGACGACGCGGTCCGGCCAGTCGAAATCGTGAACGGTTGTAGGCATAGAACTACTCTAGGCTCATCGGGCCGGCGGTGCCGCGTGACCTGCACCACCGCCCACCGGGGCATCGTTCGATGTCGGCCTGACCGCCAGCCAGGACAGGTCCCCGGCGTCGGTGTTGGTCGCGAGGACGGTGGGGCGTCCCGTGCCGTAGTGCACGATCGACACGGAGGCCGGGCCCACATTGAGGCGCTGGAACATGTCCAGGTGCATGCCGAGCGCGTCGGCGAGGACCGACTTGATGATGTCCCCGTGGCTCACCGCGACCCACACGGCCCCCGGCCCGTGCTCGGCCTCGAAGGCTGCATCGTGGCGCCGGATCGCCGCCACCGAGCGGGCCTGCATCGCGGCCATCGACTCGCCGCCGGGAAAGGTGACGGCGGAGGGCTGCGACTGCACCGCCGCCCACAGCTTCTCCTTCGCGAGCTCCTCGAGCGTGCGGCCCTGCCAGGAGCCGTAATCGCACTCGGTGAGATCGTCGTCGACCGGCGTGTGCGGGGTGCCGGTCTGGCGGTCGAGGATGAACTGGGAGGTCTGCCGGCAGCGCTCGAGCGGGCTCGACACCACGCCGACGACGGGCACGACGGCGAGCCGGTCGCCGGTCGCTGCGGCCTGGTCGCGGCCCGCCTGGTCGAGTTCGACGCCGGGGGTCCGGCCGGCCAGCACACCGGTGGCGTTCGCTGTGGTGCGGCCGTGCCGCACGAGGATTACTGTTGCCATCCCCCAAGCCTAGTCATGTCGGCGACGTCCGGGCGCGGAAGTGAACGGTGCTGGGTGTG is a window of Arthrobacter sp. zg-Y1171 DNA encoding:
- a CDS encoding DUF3090 family protein → MPTTVHDFDWPDRVVVGTVGVPGQRTFYLQVRAGKQIVSIALEKLQSAQLAEKIDEILDQLMTVDGNPFHVPASTPLELVDNDDLEAVQEQFRAGVMSLGWDPTTAQVVIEAYPLEDVDEDDDGFLEDDDDETDDAEEVLRVRMPVGTARAFAKRTREVVGAGRPICVICGQPIDADGHTCTFPEA
- a CDS encoding SCO1664 family protein; this encodes MPAPDLVTAELTLTGRLTTASNATFLGSIGDAAVVYKPIAGEKPLWDFPDGCLAHREVAAYLVSEVLGWNIVPRTWLRDGRFGEGMVQLWQETDPEQTAVDLVPEEDVPETGWKEVLQGQDENGRIVSLIHEDTPALRRMAVFDVLVNNADRKGDHILAMAGGHRYGVDHGLTFHSEHKLRTVLWGWIGDVLSAEELEGVDRVLSGLEGELGSQLAKLLTAEEVASFAARCVRLRSAGVFPAPSGDMPAVPWPLF
- a CDS encoding MSMEG_4193 family putative phosphomutase; this encodes MATVILVRHGRTTANATGVLAGRTPGVELDQAGRDQAAATGDRLAVVPVVGVVSSPLERCRQTSQFILDRQTGTPHTPVDDDLTECDYGSWQGRTLEELAKEKLWAAVQSQPSAVTFPGGESMAAMQARSVAAIRRHDAAFEAEHGPGAVWVAVSHGDIIKSVLADALGMHLDMFQRLNVGPASVSIVHYGTGRPTVLATNTDAGDLSWLAVRPTSNDAPVGGGAGHAAPPAR